A stretch of DNA from Mesorhizobium onobrychidis:
CATCGGTCAGGAAAGCCTCCAAATCCTTATAGGAGTTCATGATCGCTGCCTCAGGATAGGTTTTGGCCAACTCTAAATATGGATCGCTGACTTCGAGAGCTGGACGTTCAAGTCGTTTTTGGCCCGGGGGAGTTTGCTCCACCGCCTCTCTAACCTTCTCCATCTCATCCGCGAAACTAGCGCTGATACCAGCAGGGCCGCTAACCGCTCGGACCCGCGCTACGAGCTTCACGAGTTGCTTGCGAAAGACCAGCACCAGGAGGACAAGCGCGACAGGCCATGCGATTGCCCCACCTACAAAGCGCGGTTTGGAGTAAACTTGGAGGGGAGGCGATTAGGCTTCGATCCATAGGAACATTGGATGGACTTTGGTGATGCGTAGCGTTTCGGCAACCAACTATCATGGCATCTACTATCTTACGACGCTAGACGACAGTGATCTTGCGGAGTCCTCGGCTGGGTTGGGGCAGAATGAGCCAAGTGAAGAGAGCGTGACGACGACCTCCGTCTGGCATTGGCCGTCTTATCGCGATTGGCTCATCCACAGAAGATTAAATAGCGTGGTTTCGGAGGTGAGCGCCGAGCGTCCAAAGTCGGATTCGATGAAGTTTTCAGCACTTTTCACTGCGATTGATCAGATGCTTGCGCTTCCTGAGGGTTTCTCAGATGGCGTCGATAAAGCGACCGCTATTGATGCCGAGCGTGTGTTGGCTTTCATTGAATCATCAGGGGTTGAAGCGCCAAAGATCTTCGCTCACGGCGGTGACGCAGTGGTCTTCACTTGGGACAAAGATCAAATCAGCAGATATGTCACTATTAGTGATGGAGACGCGGCGTTTTTGACAGTTAACAAATTGACCAAAATGCAGTGACCATACCAAATTGTATAATTAGACACCCCCGAGATTTCGGCTTTACTGAAAACACTTAGTTCACCCCTCAAAGCAGCATCGAATGCTGAGTGATGTTGAAATAATTTATAGGTCGGCTTTGTATCCTAGGATGGTCACATCCGGGGTTGTGGCGCCAGAAAGAGCTATTGCAGATTTCACCAGTGAAGATGATGAAGACGGAAGGCGTGTCTACACAATATCGGTGGGCCGTGGATCGCTTTTGCCGGGCTGGCCTGAAGTGCACGACTACGGCTGCAGAACAGCAATAGAATCAAACGTTGAACGAGCCCTGATTAAACAAGCTCCCTTAAAGCGGCCGGGAGATACCGTCCATTATTTAGGATCGTTCAAGCTGGATGTTTCGGCAGTTCTTGGCGCGCCGCAGAAATTTCTAGAACTTGCGGTTCTCCATCACCCAAGGCCGAATTTGGAGGAGCATTGCAATATCGTCATGCGCCGCAATGCGATTGAAGCTCGTCGGATCGAAGTAAGCGCGGAGCGCACCAGCATTTTGGTGCACCTGAGACTTTCTCTCTATGAGCCCGAAGCTCATATCTGCGCCTGCGACGACGATCTGATCGACACCTTTGGAAATGTGACGCTGACGCTAGAGCAAGTGGAACCGAGCTAGGGCGGACTTCAACGAAAGATAGTCGCCCAACAGTGTAGGCAAGGGGAGAATGGCAGCAGGATAAGCCCGCGCTCCTTCTCTGAGCGCGGGCCGACCGTGTTGCCCGCCTCTACCAAACATGTGAGCATCCCCTAATTTACCCTCATGAGTCTCCTCTGGTTTTCTCCCCCGGTTTACGTGAAGGCGAAACGTCCGGGCATTCGCCATGGGGTAAGCCACGTCGAGGGAGCCGCCGAGGAACTCATGGCGTGGGACACAAAGGGCCCGAAGTGGACGAAAGCGGTCCCATCCTGCGTTGACGCGTTCGAGGGCAGAGTGTCCCCCCAAGTGGTCCGACAAGCCTTTGAGGCGGCTGCCAGGGAGGCGAGGTGTATCTCTCGCCTGAGTAGGGAGGTGTCATGGCAACTCTTTGGTTCGTCCCTCCGGTGTTCGTGAAGACTGAAACGGACGGTGTCAGGCATGGCTGCAACAATACGAGGGCAGCTCTTGAGCAGCTCAAGAGGTGGACCCGGAGAGGGCCTCGCTGGCACAAGGCGTGGACCCTCTGCCTGTCAGCACTGGAGGGCGATCCGATCGACCCTCATGTAATTCGAAAGGCTTTCGTGGCTGCCGCTAAGGAGGCGGAGATGTATCTCTCGCCCGAGTAGGAGGTATTATGGCTCTCCATTGGTTTCACCCTCCGGTCATCATCGAGACCGTTCGACCTGGGCTCACCTACGGCTGCAATAATGTCGAGGGTGCCGCTGCGGAACTCATGAGGTGGACCAAGCGGGGACCTAAGTGGAAGGAGGCGGTCGAGGCCTGCATGGCTCTCATTGAAGGCGAGCGCACGCCCGACGACGTAAGGAAGGCCTTCGAGGCTGCTGCCGAGGAGGAGGGGTTGCTACGCTCCTCCTCTAACTAGGGCTCACCTTGCGTGCGCGCTGTTGAACACCGGATGCCGCTGCGTTCCGACCGATCCTTTGATGCGATCGCCGCCACGACTAAACCAACGACAAGCGAAATGGCAGGGCGACAGCTGCGCTATTTGCGTGCGAGCACGACGTGAGCCTCTTGGGGGAACATCAGCTCCCCTCCAGTTGAATAGTTTGCCAGCGAGGAACTTAGATCACCCATAATCGCTGCGGTGACTGCGTCGCGATGTCCGGCATCCATTCCGCTGACCAGCCCAGCCTGCGGAGTCGCTGCCAGCTGTAGTCGCACATATTCCTTTGACGAGGGGAATCGGATGTTCTGTGTCGTTGTGTCGATGGTCACCTGACGAAATCCCGCCCCAGTCACCAATCGGTAAAGCTCGTCCGCATCGGCAAGTGAATGCTCGGACCGTTTCGTTGCCGAAGCGCCTGGACCGAGGTGTCGATCCAGGGCATCCGCCAGCGCCTTTGCCGCAGGGGTGTGCTCAATAGCGCTGAAAACGCTTAAGGCCAATCGGCCGTCAGGCACCAGAACCCGGAACATCTCACGTAGCGCACTCGATCGGTCCGGAAAAAACTGCAGTCCGAGTTGGCAAAGAACCAGATCGAAGCTGGAGTCAGGGAACGGCATTTCGAGCGCGCTCCCCTCGTGCCAGTCGATACGCGGTCCAGCGCCTCTCGACGGCGAAGTCGTCGTCTTAAATGACGCTGGCCTTTCGGATTTTGCCGCGTTGCGCAAGGCAATCACCAGGCGCCAGCACAACCTCTATTTCGTCGCGTTCGATCTGCTGCATCTCAATGGCCACGACTTGCGCGACATGGCGCTTGAGGATCGGCGGGAAATCCTGACCGGCCTTATAGGGTCTGACAGCCGCATCCAGTTCAGTGAGACAATGCCAGGCGAGGCTAATGCGATCTATCATCTGATCGACGCGGCCGGCCTGGAAGGAATGGTATCGAAGCGTCGAGACAGCAAATATCGCAGCGGTCCGACTACCAATTGGCTGAAGACAAAATCCTTCACCGAAAGCGAGTTTGAACTTCTCGGCGTCGAACGCGAGAGGGGCAAGCCCGCGTTTGCTCTCATGGCTGACCCAGGCAGCCGGAAATATGTCGGCAGTGCTTTCGTCAGCGTCAATCGCATCGTCAGCTCCAGATGAACGTGAGGAAGAAGAAACCGGCAATAGCAATTACCGAAATGACATTGGGCCACCATACGGCATCGTGGGCCGGTTTGGCCGGCTTGTACCTGTGCCCCGTGCGGGGCAGCAGGTCCGGATCGTAGCGCATGTGGCGCTTAGGGTCGTATTTGATTAGCCGTTTCATCTTCCTGCACCCCATATTGCGACACATAGGATGGCGGCGGGTGCTCGGGATCGGCATGATATAGCACCTCGCCAAAGAGGATGCCGCTGGTGTGGTTGTTGGGCCTAATCCGGGTCATGAAGTCCGCGCCATCCGTTGAGCAAGTTCTAGCGGCCCGGCAGCCCTATTGGGGTGACGATCAGCCGGCCGCCGGGCATTGACCACCAGCGAGCTTAAGAGGAGGCGCTGTGCTGGCTGACCAAAAACTTGCGCTCAAAGGCAACGGAAAAGCATCATTCGAACGAACACTGCCCCGGAAGCTTCTTCCAGCCGATGGAGGCACCATGAAACGCAAGCCCAGCAAAACCGGATTCACCAAACTGCTCTCCGCCGACACCACATGGATGTCGGCCGATC
This window harbors:
- a CDS encoding DUF982 domain-containing protein: MATLWFVPPVFVKTETDGVRHGCNNTRAALEQLKRWTRRGPRWHKAWTLCLSALEGDPIDPHVIRKAFVAAAKEAEMYLSPE
- a CDS encoding DUF982 domain-containing protein; translation: MSLLWFSPPVYVKAKRPGIRHGVSHVEGAAEELMAWDTKGPKWTKAVPSCVDAFEGRVSPQVVRQAFEAAAREARCISRLSREVSWQLFGSSLRCS
- a CDS encoding class I SAM-dependent methyltransferase, which encodes MPFPDSSFDLVLCQLGLQFFPDRSSALREMFRVLVPDGRLALSVFSAIEHTPAAKALADALDRHLGPGASATKRSEHSLADADELYRLVTGAGFRQVTIDTTTQNIRFPSSKEYVRLQLAATPQAGLVSGMDAGHRDAVTAAIMGDLSSSLANYSTGGELMFPQEAHVVLARK
- a CDS encoding DUF982 domain-containing protein, with product MALHWFHPPVIIETVRPGLTYGCNNVEGAAAELMRWTKRGPKWKEAVEACMALIEGERTPDDVRKAFEAAAEEEGLLRSSSN
- a CDS encoding ATP-dependent DNA ligase; the encoded protein is MRKAITRRQHNLYFVAFDLLHLNGHDLRDMALEDRREILTGLIGSDSRIQFSETMPGEANAIYHLIDAAGLEGMVSKRRDSKYRSGPTTNWLKTKSFTESEFELLGVERERGKPAFALMADPGSRKYVGSAFVSVNRIVSSR